A segment of the Salmo trutta chromosome 3, fSalTru1.1, whole genome shotgun sequence genome:
AGAGTAAGATAGCTTATATGACTAAAACTCAAAGGACAATCTACCGATAATCTTCAAACGGTACTTTAATCTCACAGAATTAGTACTTTTGATGGTACAGAGATTGTATGCCAGATTTGACTGAGACTTTTTGTTCTGAGATGTGTCTTGAAGAACCAATAAGTCagaaatgtgtgtttgtgctggAACAGAACACACATTCCCCAGGAAAGGCCAGAGAGCACAACAAAAAACAACTCAGAGAGAGACCACATGTAACTCTCCCTCTCACTGTTACTGTGTGGGACTGATCCTAGTCCCTGACCGCTGGGCAACCTCTCTGACCGGATTTGAAGCGTTTGTGGTTGtagggcggagagagagaggttgtcttAATCATGTCCTAACAACTCACCCGGGTCTTAGTCACTTCTCCTTGGAAGCTCAGTAAACAACATTCTTCAGTTCTCTCATACAAACTCTTAGACCGAACAAGTATTCCCATGCACACAACAAAGCTCAGCTGAATGTCAGCCACTGCCACTCTCACACACAGTTAAGAAGTGGTGTCCTGTACCCACATCCAGTTAGGCTACTTTCAGCTACGAAGTACCAAAGGTAAAGTCATGAAAGAAAAACAGACATCCGCACACTGCTGAATGCCTCTGCAGTTCATCAAGGGGTGAATCTTTAACTCCCACTTAAGTAGAATTTTGTCTCTCaatgacatcaatgcatgactaaGTTACATTTAAAACTCAAGTGGAAATTATGATTCAAGCCAGGACATTGCACTCGATGAACAGCCACAGCATTCAGCAGTGTGCTGGGGTCTACTTTGCTTTCACCATGCTCtctcaaacacaaatacacacaatgtCGATAGAACACACTCAGCTCATTGGATAGTCTAtgaatcaaacacacacacaccgttgagGACGGCTCAAAGCAGGAATGTCTGTGTGTTTTGTCATAGATGTGTCGTTAAAACATGTAAATTCTACCAGTGTGCAGCTGCATGCACTGAGCTCTCCCCGCTATGTTTCTTCAAGCTCTTTCCCTTCCTGGTATGCAATTAAACATCCTATTTTGTACATTGGGAAAACAGACAATACAGAAACACCAGTCATTTTTGTAATCATATCAGCTGTTTATTGGATGCCTTTTCCATGTGAATCACCATGGTAACACTTAGGAGacaaactaacagagagagaatgtTAAAGAAACACACCAGTAATGTTTGTGAAATCTGTTTACAATAACAGTCATGCCCAAAGTTAGTCATTCAAATGCctacatactgtaggcctacagtaatatTACCCAGCATCCAAGTTTATGTTCTAGattattcatatttacatttctgcCTGTCTAGGATTTCTGACTCTGTTTTAATGCAACACACAGGCTCTTTTAAAGCTCGATAGAGACAGATAGGATTGTTGGTGAAATTCGATCCACACACAGTCCATTGAGAAGACTAGCTATATACTTCACTGTGTGTTTGGGTCCTGAACCGTGGGGCCCATGGGCTATAGCTCAGGTACTCAGTCTGATGGGTTAGCCGACTCTGTAAAGTCACACATTTAAAAACAACTCAGAAAACACCCATTAGATTTCATAGTGATCATCTAAATATGGTCATTTATACCAGCTAGCAACTGGTCTGGATACAGTCACAACAGCCACCCCAACAGTCACAACAGCCACCTCAACAGTCACAACAGCCACCCGGagtcaaaataaaatacataatctCAAGGACCAAATAACACTCTCaaaaaggaaaaacaaaacaacaatctataaaacatttttttgcatgAAAATCGCTTCAATGTCCAATCACTAATAAGCTACTGAAATaatttcatcaaatcaaatcattgcTCTCTgaaatgacaaaaatatatttattcaaCAAGTGAAGCATTCAAAGTAATTTAATCTCATGTTGTCAATGCATTCtcatgtgtctgtgtctctgtgtgtctaagtttgtgtgtcagtgtctgtgtgtctctgagtgtctgtgtctctgtgtgtctgtgtctctgtgtgtgtctgtgtgtgtgtttgtgtgtgtgtgtgtgtctgtctaccacTGTATGCATGTTTCTTTGTCTAATTATCTGTCAACATGTACGGTGCAGTTCAGAGGGAGTCCACAGAAGGCAGGTCGGAGGTGAACAGCTCCTTGTATAGAGGAGGGAAGACAGAGTTGACGGTGAGCGGGTAGCGCTGGCTGAACCAGTGCAGCTTCTCCACATGAAGACTGCACAGAGACTGCAACACTGACACCTTCTGGTAGAGCtggggacaacacacacacacagagctagtCAATGACAGTTCTACACACTGTCCAGTGATGTCATAGAGGGTAaacaccagtggtggaaaaaggactcaattgtcatacttgagtaaaagtaaacataccttaacagaaaatgactcaagtaaaagttaaagtcacccagtaaaatactacttgagtaaaagtccaaaagtatttggttaaaaatatacttaagtatcaaaagtaaatggaattgctcaaatgttcttaaaacctcttatggacagacattccgctagcggaacgcctcaccaatatccaatggtagcgcctggcacgaaatacgaaaaaccttaaaaatgctataatttcaatttctcaaacatatgactattttacaccatttgaaagataagactctcctttatctaaccacattgtccgatttcaaaaaggctttacagcgaaagcaaaacattagattatgtcaggagagaacccagccagaaataatcacacagccatttttcaagctagcatatatgtcacaaaaaccaaaagcacagctaaatgcagcactaacctttgatgatcttcatcagatgacactatgacattatgttatacaatacatgcatgttttgttcaatcaagttcatatttatatcaaaaaccagctttttacattagcatgttttgttcagaactagcatacccaccgaaaacttccggtgaatttactaaattactcacgattaatgttcacaaaatacataacaattattttaagaattatagatacagaactcctttatgcaatcgcggtgtcagattttaaaatagctttttggtgaaagcacattttgcaaaattctgagtagatagcccggccatcacggctagctaatttgacacccaccaagtttggccctcaccaaactcagatttactataagaaaaattggactacctttgctgttcttcgtcagaatgcactcccaggacttctacttcaacaacaaatgttgttttggttcgaaataatccatagttatatccaaatagctccgttttgttcgtgcgttcaagtcactatccgaagggtgacgcgccggcgcatttcgtgacaaaaaatgtcaaaatattccattaccgtacttcgaagcatgtcaaacgctgtttaaaatacatttttatgctatttttctcgtaaaatagcgataatattccaaccgcgcgacgttgtattcgttcaaacactgaaagaaaaaaattaactaatctcgtgcacgcgcgcctcagtgtcattgttcccagaaggaccactcacaaaaacccctgctgtttttcgcccagagactggagagctctcattccactttctggcgccttcctagagccaattaagtatcaaaagtaaaataataAACCATTTCAatatccttatattaagcaaaccagatggtaacataaacaaaaaacatttacggatagccaggggcacactccaacactcagacataatttacaaatgaagcatttgtgtttagtgagtccgccagatcagaggcagtagggatgaccagggatgttctcttgataagtgtgtgaattggaacattttcctgtcaaagtgtaacgagtacttttggatatcagggaaaatgtatggagtaaaaagtacattattttctttaggaatgtagtgaagtaaaagtaaaagttgacaaaaatataaatagtaaagtaaagtacagatacccccaaaacttccttaagttgtactttaaagtatttttacttaagtactttacaccactggtaacgCTCTCCACTCACTACTCCGTAAAACTTGAatgcgtgagtgtgtgtctgtgaatgtgtgtgcgcgtgtgtgtatgtgcaagtgcctgtgtgtgtatgcctgtgtgtgtgtgtgtgtgtatgtgcaagtgtctgtgtgtgttaccttgtgcTGAAGGCTCTCCTGGTTGTCTCTGCGTAGCATGTGGCTGAGGCATACCTCCAAGTTTCTCCTCATTCTATGTACTCTGCCTCTATCCTCAAGACAGGGgcgatctacacacacacaaaaaaaaaaatatacacaaaaaaaaaaagattagatAGAATAGTTAATTTGATACCATTAATCAGCTTATTATGTTCTATGACTTTACGGATCTATGACTTTATGGATATATGACTTTACTGTTCCAGGACTTTACTGTTCTACGACTTTACGGATCTATGACTTTACGGATCTATGACTTTATTGTCTATGACTTTACTGTTCCAGGACTTTACTGATCTATGACTTTACGGATCTATGACTTTACTGTTCTATGACTTTACGGATCTATGACTTTACTGTTCTATAACTTTACTGATCTATAACTTTATTGTACTAATATTATCTGCAGTATCATTTTAcagaatgtgtgtgcatgtgtgtgtcttacctgtgTTAATGAGCACCAGTGAGCTGAAGAGAGCCATCTGCTGCTCAGTCAGTCTCAGGGCACACATACTGTGAGCAAAGTCGAACACCGCCACCATCAGATCACCACAGCCTGCAACAACACAGTTAGCACAGTTAGCATCACTAAGACTAGGAACCAATTGGCAAAGTTAATATGAGATCGTGTCctccgtaattattgggacagtgaaggattttttattattttggctctatactccaaaagtTTGTATTTGAAGTTAAAGTTCATAAGGTTAGACACACCAATATCATACAGTCTCCACATTAACGTAGAAGTGTTAgcaaacatattctattctttacaataaaagtgactccaaaatgacacaatccattatttaccattaatttctattgggcacaaaataatctgaaaagcaaccaaaacaaacagcaaatgcatccaataaatgttttgagtcacaagcttgatgtagtcattgtgtgctatgaatatgggaccaaatacttaactttttaatattttaatacacatataagtgacttCGTCCCAATcattttggtcccctaaaatgggggtgCTATgtaccctcaaattaaagtggACAGTcggcactttaacctcagtcattgtttGATTTAAAATCCAAACTTTTGTAGTATAGAGCCATAAGAATAAAAAATACTTCACTTTCCCAAtaatgatggagggcactgtagCATCCATTCAACAGCTAAGACTAGGAGCCAATGGACTTACCCAGAGACTTGAAAAGTTCAGTGCTGGCAAACTTCCCATCGAAGAAGACGGTGCTGTTCTCTGTgttaaaacacctactcattctgaCCAGAACCACCTCCATcgaacctgagagagagagatggagggagagagagtggggagagaatATTTAATAATGGCAATGTGCACTTCTTACAGGAAGACTTTTCTTGAGAGAGGATAGTAGAGTAAGTAGTGATTGAAAGGTGGGTTTGGCTCACCAGTCTTGAGCAGGGTGATCTGGTCGTTCTGTCCGAGCCCACGGAACCCTGGGATGCGTTTGGCGAACTCCACCACGTACTGTACTGCTTCAGTCAGCCTCATGGCACAGTGCTGCCACATCTCATCTActgactggagggagggagagggcgggagggagggagggagggagaggacaggagggagggagagagagagtgagagagagagaggggggagagggagggagagggggagacaagagaaaaagagagatgtgAGGGGAGAGGGAATTCCAAAAagaggtgagaagagagagacaagatTTCTTGacatctggggcggcaggtagcctagtggttagagcgttgtaaacgaaaggttgcaagatcaaatccccgagctgacaaggtaaaaatctgtcgttctgcccgtgaacaaggcagttaacccactgttcctaggccgtcactgaaaataagaatttgttcttaactgacttgcctagttaaataaaggtcaaatgaaAAACTTGATTTCAGGGGTCAGACTTCTTTTAACTTATTAACAAAACTGTTATTTATTACTGACGACTGACTGATGATTTATAAGAGACCAGTTATGTGTTGGTACAGTACCTTGCTCTGGTAGTCATGAATCTCCTCTCTGCTGAACAACTTCCATCTCAGAGCCTGCAGTTCCTCCAGTCTGAACTGACTGGTGTCCCTATGGGACCGCACAATACTGTCACACAGCTCCTCTATGTGTAGCAGGGAGGGGGGGTAAGGGCAGTAGGGGTCTTCTGGGTCATACGATCTAATTCCCATCCCTATCGTCTGGTCAGGAGACGGCTGACGGGAGTCGAACCCTGAAGAAGAGGGAGTGAGAAGGGGAAAGGGGTAATAGATATTAAACAGTGTTAGTCTGATTATGTGTTTATGTGTCCACTCCCTTACCTCTTTCATCTGAGTGCCCACTGCCAGGAGACACACAGGAGCCCTGGTAGGCCAGACCTGGAGCCTGGGACTCGCCTGGGGAGCACACCAGATAGGGGAGCACATCTGTCGGGCAGGGTGGCAGCTCTGGCTCTCCCGGGAAGGAGTAGGCCGGAGCCGGGGCCTGGAGCAGGTGGGGTGTCCGGAAACAGCATGCCTTGCTGGAGTAGAGCAGGGCGGGCTGGGCCTCTGCCTggagatgctgctgctgctgctgacggTGTCTCTCCACCTCGGCATGCAGAGACTCCCGCTGACGTTTCGACATCCGGCCAAACTTCACCGCTGGGgaaacaaaaacagtttttggTGGAGTTGAGTTTAATTACTCTCAtataaagttaaataaaggttaaataaaatatatatatttttaagtaatATGATTTGAAAAGTgtgtatttattcaacctttatttttcCAGGAGCCATCTTTTTgtttatgtgtgcgtgcgtgtctcaCCATCCCGGCTCATGCCCTGGGTCACACACTTCTGCAGTCGGCAGCTCTGGCAGCGGTTGCGGCTGGCtctgtctataggacagttaCTCTGTCTGGAACAGGAGTAGGACACGGACGGCAGCTGGCTACGCCGGAAAAAaccctgagggggagagaggaccaTTGACATAACCAATGAAACCACTGGAAATAAGTCTGTTTGTTATGTCTGCTTGGTCAGAgtgaaatcagctgtgtagtgctgcaGTCTCACCTTGCAGCCCTCGCAGGTGATGACTCCATAGTGAACTCCTGATGATTTATCACCACAGATCTTACAGGGAATCACCTCAATCTGAgctacacacacaataacacacacattacagtTAACAGTAACACAATACTGTTAACACACACATTACAGTTAACAGTAACACAATACAGTTCACATACATTACAGTTAACAGTAACACAATACAGTTCACATACATTACAGTTAACAGTAACACaatacagttaacacacacattaCAGTTAACAGTAACACaatacagttaacacacacattaCAGTTCACAGTAACACAAACACCTGTGGACTACGTTGGCCAGCAGAGCCAATGTAGCCAATGTCCAAACCCAGATCTTTCAGAAGTACAGTGTGAGCACATTCAGAACTGTCTATCAAGGAGATAAGGGAGACTTAGGGAGAGTTAGGGAGACTTAGGGGGagaagagaaagtgaaatataGATGGTAAAGAGAATTGAGGGCAGGAAGGGGAAAGAGAAACCTAGACTGCAGAGAGGTAACATTAACACAAAATCAGACTGAGAAAGTTGGTTGACCACACAAATATGGAGTGGAAAACGGGTTTTTGGTCTGTGTACGTGACACCTGATTAGGTGACACCTGCGTTGTGTGTTCAGCAGGTATGTCAGTATATCTATCCCATTGAGGTTTGACCATTCCCCTAACAAATCAACAACActtcacatgaacacacacacatacacattgcaACCTTGCTACAATAATACGGGCTTGTTAAAAAAGAGACAATTTGCTTGGTTGTCATTAAACGTTGCAATCAGAGTGAAAGAATGAACACTCTGTTTTCCTCTCATTAgcatttcttacattgttaaaAATGAACCGAATGACATCAAATACACAGCGGCAGACAGAAGAGACAACAGTAGAGGGGGAATATTTGcaaatggagagaggaggaggaggtgaaggtgTCAACCTCAGTCTTTTAAAGTGGTGAACTGGCTTCTCTTTTGCTCTGACTATCCTTCTTTCATctcacctctcgctctctccatccctctctctctatctgtctcatAAAGGATAGTGCTGCCAGTAATAGAGTCTTTCATCTTGGTTGACACTGCCAGGAATGtccatcctcctcccccccaccccccctcttcctccctcatcccccctcctcctcattcAACAAATCATACATTATTACATTCAGAACATTTGAAAATAAATACGCTATTCTATTGTGATTTTAGAGTTCGGGAAGAGTGTTTGTCTTTctttgtgttggtgtgtgtaagtTAGTTTGTCAAGCAGTGAGACAATCCCGTGTTTACAGTACAGCAATTAATtgtgtgaaatgtgtgtgtgtgtgtcagtgtgtcaagTGTTTGTGCCCTCTATTCAGGTGCCACAGGAATCTCCCAGAGGCCGTAAGAGAGGGCAGTCAGCGGTGAAACTGAGAAACCCCCTGCACATCTGATAGAATACACACTATACTGCACATCTGATAGAATACACACTATACTGCACATCTGATAGAATACACACTATACTGCACATCTGATAGAATACACACTATACTGCACATTTGATAGAATACACACTATACTGCGCATCTGATAGAATACACACTATACTGCACATCTGATAGAATACACACTATACTGCGCATCTGATAGAATACACACTATACTGCACATCTGATAGAATACACACTATACTGCACATTTGATAGAATACACACTATACTGCGAATCTGATAGAATACACACTATACTGCACATCTGATAGAATACACACTATACTGCGCATCTGATAGAATACACACTATACTGCGCATCTGATAGAATACACACTATACTGCACATCTGATAGAATACACACTATACTGCGCATCTGATAGAATACACACTATACTGCGCATCTGATAGAATACACACTATACTGCACATCTGATAGAATACACACTATACTGCGCATCTGATAGAATACACACTATACTACACATCTGAAAAGAGTAACAAACTATAACCCTAAAGACTGCATGCATGGTATTGTCTATGTGCAGTAAAACAACTGAACAACACTTCATGAAAACTGACTAACTTGTGTGAGAATGTTAATGGGAAAGTGGATAGACAGAATGGATGGGTGGGTAGATAGAACAAGTAGTGTGACTGCCTGCaaaactgtatagagagagagctaaagagagagcgagcaagagagagagagaatgtcagTGGTCTCTGTTTTTTGCTCTCTCAGTTCTGATTCTCAACCTCAAACAACAGGAAACCAACCTGACCCACAACCTTTCACTGTtgacgcacatacacacatgtatgtTTCTATCTTTTCCATTCATTTGGGATTGAGGACCAGTATGTACTGCAGGGCTGTATGAGGATCAGCAATACCATAGACAACATATGGTGTGGGATGTGGACTCATCTCCACATTAGATCATTGATGACTGAAAACGCTTAAGAATAATTTGCAACTGCCACAGCAAACTGTGTTTCCATCTCGGTCGCGATCTCTCAAACTCACCCTCTAGCTCTCTATTCTCTTTCTTCATCTTATTCTGAAGCCACATTGCTGATATTGGTCTATTTCCTCTGTGTCCTTTATTCTCATATCTCTCCACCTATACAGACCACAGGCCTCTAGATAAATCTCTCTCTCAAATATATCTATAGATCTCCATCACCAAGACCAGTCAGTGATCTTCTGTGATGTGCACAGCAGCCCTATCTTTAACTGTTACAGGCATCTCTACCCCAGGCAGCCCTATCCATCTAGTTAAGATCAACAGCTAACCTGGCTAACTGCTAACCTGGCTAACAGCTAACCTGGCTAACAGCTAACCTGGCTCTCCAACTACATCAGAGCCGTCATTTACCCAGCCTCCTTCACAATCTGTTGATAGCACCAGTGGTGGTATTGCTGGAGCGGATGAGGAGCGATGGCAGCTAGCTAATATAACATGACCTCCTACACTTCCTCTGACTAGTCACCATGGTAGTGTCTGCTACGGCACTATGGGCCTGGGACATCCTACACACTAACAAACAGCAGCTCGTCTAGGGATGGCAGGTGGATCCATGTTACTGTTCTCAACCTTTACTTGACTTTTCAATCTCCCCTCCCTGTAGTAAATGATGAAATGGTCTCGACAGTTACTGACATGATACTATTGACACTGAGTTCTCAGTCCCCCCTCATCCCATCCCTGATCTCTTTAGCCGAACCAGCTATAGGCCAGCTACAGAAAAAAAGAGGGAATTACTGATCTAAATTAAGAATGAAAAGcgggagagagagttgagagagataATAGAAGATGAGAGTaacagtgagcgagagagaagtgactggtaaggagagagggagagtggggatAGCGAGGGAGAGCAAGAAATACTgtatagagagcgagagataaaTGTTATGCAACACTAGTCCACAGATACACATATAATCTCTATTCCCCTCCCTCATCATCTTCCCTCTCTGTCAATGAGCATCAGAAAATACCTAGGCTACAACTGGATTGCATTAGCCGCCCCtacatacaagtacttgggagtatggctagacggtacactgtccttctctcagcacatatcaaagctgcaggctgaagttaaatctagacttggtttcctctatcgtaatcactcctctttcaccccagctgccaaactaaccctgattcagatcaccatcctacccatgctagattacggggacatcatttatagatcggcaggtaaaggTGCCCTCgaacggctagatgttctttaccattcggccatcagatttgccaccaatactCCTtttaggacacatcactgcactctatactcctctgtaaactggttatctctgtatacctgatgcaagacccactggttgatgcttatttataaaaccctcttaggcctcactccccctacctgagatatctactgcagccct
Coding sequences within it:
- the LOC115186912 gene encoding nuclear receptor ROR-alpha A isoform X2, which encodes MEYEEPESPEHITTEEPIKRAQIEVIPCKICGDKSSGVHYGVITCEGCKGFFRRSQLPSVSYSCSRQSNCPIDRASRNRCQSCRLQKCVTQGMSRDAVKFGRMSKRQRESLHAEVERHRQQQQQHLQAEAQPALLYSSKACCFRTPHLLQAPAPAYSFPGEPELPPCPTDVLPYLVCSPGESQAPGLAYQGSCVSPGSGHSDERGFDSRQPSPDQTIGMGIRSYDPEDPYCPYPPSLLHIEELCDSIVRSHRDTSQFRLEELQALRWKLFSREEIHDYQSKSVDEMWQHCAMRLTEAVQYVVEFAKRIPGFRGLGQNDQITLLKTGSMEVVLVRMSRCFNTENSTVFFDGKFASTELFKSLGCGDLMVAVFDFAHSMCALRLTEQQMALFSSLVLINTDRPCLEDRGRVHRMRRNLEVCLSHMLRRDNQESLQHKLYQKVSVLQSLCSLHVEKLHWFSQRYPLTVNSVFPPLYKELFTSDLPSVDSL
- the LOC115186912 gene encoding nuclear receptor ROR-alpha A isoform X1 codes for the protein MEYEEPESPEHITTEEPIKRGDTVSKKTHLTQIEVIPCKICGDKSSGVHYGVITCEGCKGFFRRSQLPSVSYSCSRQSNCPIDRASRNRCQSCRLQKCVTQGMSRDAVKFGRMSKRQRESLHAEVERHRQQQQQHLQAEAQPALLYSSKACCFRTPHLLQAPAPAYSFPGEPELPPCPTDVLPYLVCSPGESQAPGLAYQGSCVSPGSGHSDERGFDSRQPSPDQTIGMGIRSYDPEDPYCPYPPSLLHIEELCDSIVRSHRDTSQFRLEELQALRWKLFSREEIHDYQSKSVDEMWQHCAMRLTEAVQYVVEFAKRIPGFRGLGQNDQITLLKTGSMEVVLVRMSRCFNTENSTVFFDGKFASTELFKSLGCGDLMVAVFDFAHSMCALRLTEQQMALFSSLVLINTDRPCLEDRGRVHRMRRNLEVCLSHMLRRDNQESLQHKLYQKVSVLQSLCSLHVEKLHWFSQRYPLTVNSVFPPLYKELFTSDLPSVDSL
- the LOC115186912 gene encoding nuclear receptor ROR-gamma isoform X3 — protein: MMRAQIEVIPCKICGDKSSGVHYGVITCEGCKGFFRRSQLPSVSYSCSRQSNCPIDRASRNRCQSCRLQKCVTQGMSRDAVKFGRMSKRQRESLHAEVERHRQQQQQHLQAEAQPALLYSSKACCFRTPHLLQAPAPAYSFPGEPELPPCPTDVLPYLVCSPGESQAPGLAYQGSCVSPGSGHSDERGFDSRQPSPDQTIGMGIRSYDPEDPYCPYPPSLLHIEELCDSIVRSHRDTSQFRLEELQALRWKLFSREEIHDYQSKSVDEMWQHCAMRLTEAVQYVVEFAKRIPGFRGLGQNDQITLLKTGSMEVVLVRMSRCFNTENSTVFFDGKFASTELFKSLGCGDLMVAVFDFAHSMCALRLTEQQMALFSSLVLINTDRPCLEDRGRVHRMRRNLEVCLSHMLRRDNQESLQHKLYQKVSVLQSLCSLHVEKLHWFSQRYPLTVNSVFPPLYKELFTSDLPSVDSL